A single Lactuca sativa cultivar Salinas chromosome 8, Lsat_Salinas_v11, whole genome shotgun sequence DNA region contains:
- the LOC111919300 gene encoding probable BOI-related E3 ubiquitin-protein ligase 2, with amino-acid sequence MAIQARLYSDNLAFPFIGDDGGGGNFSQDLMENACGLNDFYLFNLQQQQQYQQYQQSYQPPTKNQDSCFESGFHKPVSMHSQSVAAHIQNQNQEIERFISLQNERLRLALQAYRKQQLLTILKKYESKSEVLLKQKDEEIRRATTRRIELEEFLRRTDIERQKWQMTAMETESMVMNLSNKIEQLRENAKIEVEDEGSCCHEENNMENKNTMICKNCFNEDSCVVMIPCRHLCCCRSCDAFLHSCPVCKMVKKASIQLSVFESNL; translated from the exons ATGGCGATTCAAGCCCGTTTGTATTCAGACAATCTTGCGTTTCCTTTCAtcggtgatgatggtggtggtgggaaTTTTTcacaagatttgatggaaaacgCTTGTGGTCTCAATGATTTTTATCTGTTCAAtcttcaacaacaacaacaatatcaaCAATATCAGCAATCATACCAACCACCAacgaagaatcaagattcgtgctTTGAATCCGGGTTTCATAAACCGGTATCGATGCATTCTCAATCTGTTGCGGCTCATATTCAAAACCAGAATCAAgaaattgaaaggttcattagTTTACAG AATGAAAGATTGCGATTAGCTCTACAAGCATATCGAAAGCAACAGCTATTAACAATCTTGAAAAAATACGAATCAAAATCCGAAGTGTTACTGAAACAAAAGGACGAAGAGATCAGACGAGCAACCACAAGAAGAATCGAACTGGAAGAATTCTTGAGAAGAACCGATATCGAGAGACAAAAATGGCAGATGACAGCCATGGAAACAGAATCAATGGTGATGAATCTAAGCAACAAAATCGAGCAGTTGAGAGAAAATGCGAAGATAGAGGTTGAAGATGAAGGTTCTTGTTGCCATGAAGAAAATAATATGGAAAACAAGAACACGATGATTTGCAAGAATTGTTTCAATGAAGATTCATGCGTTGTGATGATTCCTTGTAGACATCTGTGTTGTTGTAGATCATGTGATGCTTTTCTGCATTCATGTCCGGTATGCAAGATGGTAAAGAAAGCTAGCATACAACTTTCTGTTTTTGAATCCAATTTGTAA